The sequence aaaagccacaTAAAAACTTTAGAGTAAGCTCCTCAGGAAACCCTCGAGCTCAAAATGGTCAGTCCCCCTCTGCCAGTCCCCAACTTACCAAGAGGGAGAGCGATGAAGAAGGGAAGCCAACACAAGATGAACATGCCGACCACAATGCCCAAGGTCTTGGCTGCTTTCTTTTCCCTGGAGAACTTAAAAAGTTTGACAGCTATGGAACTCCTGGGGTTGTGGCCCTTGGCCTTGGTACTGCTGAGGGTATCCTCGTGAAAGTTCTTGGAGTGGATCCTCAGGGTCAGCTCCTTGGAGTTGGACATCTCCTTCATGACTCCCGCCTCCAGGTTCTTGGTGGTCCTTTTGGCCACGATGTAGACACGGCAGTACATGACCAGGATGACCGCCAGAGGAATGTAGAAGGAGCCCAGGGAGGAGAAGAGGGCATAGAAGGGTTCTTCGGTGACCCCGCATTCCTTGTCGTCGTTGGGCGCCGGCTCCTTCCAGCCAAGAAGAGGCCCGATGGAGATGACCGTGGACAACACCCAGACACTGAGGAGCGCCAAGATGGCCTTCCTCCGGGTGACCAGAGTGGGGTACTGTAGAGAGTAGCGTACCCCAATGTAGCGATCGATGGAGATGGCGCACAGACTGAGAATGGAGGCCGTGCAGCACAGGACGTCCACGGCCGCCCAGATGTCACAGAAGATGCGCCCCAGCACCCAGTAGCCAAGCACCTCCAGGGTAGCCGAGAAGGGCAGGACAGTGAAGCTCAACAGCAGGTCGGCAATGGCCAGGTTGACGATGAAGTAGTTGGTGGGCGTCCGCAGGTGCCGGTTGCAGGCCACAGACAAGATGACTAGGATGTTGCCCACGATGGCAAAGAGGATGAAGGCGCCCAGCACCAGGCCCACAGAGATGGCCCTGGTGATGTCCAGCTGGGGCAGTGTGGAGTTGCTCGAGGTCTGGTTGGGGCCACTGAAGTTGGCATTTTTCAACTCTCCCCAGCGGGCAGGTGCTGATGTGTTGTGGCCGGTGTCCAGATCGGGATTCATTTTAGAGTCCGCCCTCCATAGCCAGGGAGGTGATTGGGCTCGGAAGGGCTGCGGCGAAGGCTCCTCAGCTGCCCTGAAACTTTGCTTCCCCGGCGGTGGTCTTCCCAGAGGCGTCCTCCTGGCGAGAAGGCATGTCCCCCGGGCAGTCCAGCCCGGCAGcgcgtctcctgcctgcaccgagCTGCTCGCTAGCCTgtcagagggaggaggagaagagagggGACGAGGCGGCAGCTCCAAGTTTAATGGTCCACGTCAGGCGCGCCGGGCCGGGCTGGCGGGGAGCGGCGGCGGAGGGGGCGGCAGGCGCGGCGCCCGGCTGTGCCCGGCCCGCGGCGGGTCTGCGGTGCGCGGCGCCTCCTCCGCCCAGCGAGAGCCGAGGAGGGTCTGCTTTCAATGAGCCGCCTCTGGGCTGACTGCACGGCGGTGACATCAGGCGGGGGAGCCCGGCGTCCTGACTCCGCGCGGCACTAGGGGGCAATGCGGGTCCAGCCAAGGCGCCCGCAGCCCCGACGCCGCCACCCGGGTCAGCCTGGCGGCCGGCCGCGCCCCCGCCGCTCCCAGCCGGGCCAGCCTTGGCAGGGGCCGGGGTGGAGAGCAGGGACCTGGGCGTGGGATTCCCCACCCCGCCATCCCCAGGGGGCCCGCGGAGATTATTTTCCCTTCTATTCACTCTTGGGTTCCCaaagtggggtggggtggagtgCTTACTTCTAACTGGGGGCTCCTGGAGTCAGACCCTGATTTAACAGGAGGTGCCCCCGGTCCGGTCCCTAAAGGAGGAAGAATCCAGGGTGAGGCAGGCGGTGGGGTCTTGAatcagatctgagaccagaccccACCCTTGCTCTCCCCGTGGAAACCTCTTTGGTGTCAATAAAGCCTGGAGGCttctcttcattcattcattcattcattcgctCATTCGCTCCCGCATTTACTCACCCAGTGAGCTTTACCAAGCACCCACTGCCGCCCCGCTCAGTTCTAGGCTCCGAGGGTGCCGCAACTGAACAGGCACACACAGACTCCTGCCCTCCAGGAGCTTCCATGCCAGTGACATATCTCTTGATGACGTGTTAGGGataataaataagcaaattatGTGGTTTATCATCTAATGACATGTTAGGGAGAAAATAGAGCAAGGAGAGGGaaattcagtgtgtgtgtgtgtgggggggaggggcgcagattttaaatttttaaatgggtGCTGGGGATGTCACCCAAGTGATTCTTGAGGCAGGAAGGAGGAAAGGAGCTAGTTGTTTATCTAGCAGGTGAAGAGGGAAGAGACAGCCCAACATCTGGGGAcaggttttctttcctttctgccTTATATCTATGTTGGACCTGCAGCTGCCGGGACATATTTCCAGAGGTGGGTGAATGGTACCTAGGAGAGAAAGTGCAAGCTGAGAAAAGCCCAGGAAGAGTTCTGTGCTAGTTAACAGTTAATCAACACTTAATCCTGGACCGCATGTTAAATTCTCTTTACATTTTGTTTTTTCACAGCCCTATGAGGGAAGAACTATTCTCCCCCTCATTTGTATCTTGAGGATGGGACACCAAGTTATGGAGAAGCTGAATTCTTCGTCCATGCCCGTCCAGCCATCAAGGAGAGGAGCCGGGAATGAAACCCAGTTGTGGGATCTCTCCAAAGTTGAGTGCTTAGCCACCTTGCCCCTTAGAGGAAATGTAGGGGATAGAGGGATTATGGTAGATGGAGCCGTCTTGTAAGTGGTACATTTTGGGGTCTGAGCTACTGTATTGCATGGAGTTGCATTTGTTGAACTCTTACTGATAGccaatattcaattttttttctcttcacaacaattcattgagaggggcacaCTGTTCTCCATGAACAGATGAGAAAAATGGTGATTTATAGAGAGTTAGCAAATTCCTAAGTTCACATGGCTAGTGACATGTAGCAAAGCAATGGGCAGTGGCAGCTAGAGATTGAAAAGTCAAGCCCAACATCTCCTTTTAC is a genomic window of Callospermophilus lateralis isolate mCalLat2 chromosome 5, mCalLat2.hap1, whole genome shotgun sequence containing:
- the Adra1b gene encoding alpha-1B adrenergic receptor, whose protein sequence is MNPDLDTGHNTSAPARWGELKNANFSGPNQTSSNSTLPQLDITRAISVGLVLGAFILFAIVGNILVILSVACNRHLRTPTNYFIVNLAIADLLLSFTVLPFSATLEVLGYWVLGRIFCDIWAAVDVLCCTASILSLCAISIDRYIGVRYSLQYPTLVTRRKAILALLSVWVLSTVISIGPLLGWKEPAPNDDKECGVTEEPFYALFSSLGSFYIPLAVILVMYCRVYIVAKRTTKNLEAGVMKEMSNSKELTLRIHSKNFHEDTLSSTKAKGHNPRSSIAVKLFKFSREKKAAKTLGIVVGMFILCWLPFFIALPLGSLFSTLKPPDAVFKVVFWLGYFNSCLNPIIYPCSSKEFKRAFVRILGCQCRGRRRRRRRRRLGGCAYTYRPWTRGGSLERSQSRKDSLDDSGSCLSGSQRTLPSASPSPGYLGRGAPPAVELYAFPEWKAPGALLSLPEPPGRRGRQDSGPLFTFKLLAEPESPGTDGDAIGGCEAEADVANGQPGFKSNMPLAPGQF